One genomic region from Magallana gigas chromosome 3, xbMagGiga1.1, whole genome shotgun sequence encodes:
- the LOC136274124 gene encoding uncharacterized protein isoform X1: MRDKLTIKILFFITVLSSVSSSINTTWISAMKICVNSDERPTKTVDIVKTDTWIGAAKYKLQWGEVLLRVEAAHRNKTCISTAESNCRNSTGDCEFCYLSDLSFQSAWNKSKHLTPNKKYIIADFRSIAEITEPDLCLMKTSNFTTRFVSCKQKHHHGCQETDEFSNLKITVEARINSNANELKMNRVQLLVCVLFLLGKTSLL, translated from the exons ATGAGGGATAAACTGACTATAAAGATACTGTTCTTCATAACAG TTTTGTCGTCTGTGTCATCATCAATTAATACCACATGGATATCGGCAATGAAAATATGTGTAAACAGTGACGAAAGACCAACCAAGACGGTGGATATTGTTAAAACAGATACCTGGATTGGTGCAGCTAAATACAAGCTACAGTGGG gtGAAGTGTTACTACGAGTAGAGGCAGCACATCGAAATAAAACATGCATTAGCACAGCAg AGTCTAACTGTAGAAACAGTACGGGTGATTGTGAGTTTTGTTATTTAAGCGATCTCAGCTTCCAGTCAGCTTGGAACAAGAGTAAACATCTCACACCAAACAAAAAGTACATAATAGCAGATTTTAGAAGTATCGCAG AAATTACAGAACCAGACCTCTGCTTAAtgaaaacttcaaattttaCCACACGATTTGTctcttgtaaacaaaaacatcatCATGGATGCCAAGAAACAG ATGAGTTTTCCAACTTGAAAATTACCGTTGAAGCCAGAATAAACTCCAATGCAAACG AGTTGAAGATGAACAGAGTACAACTGCTGGTTTGCGTCCTGTTCCTGTTAGGAAAGACCAGTTTGCTGTAA
- the LOC136274124 gene encoding uncharacterized protein isoform X3 encodes MRDKLTIKILFFITGEVLLRVEAAHRNKTCISTAESNCRNSTGDCEFCYLSDLSFQSAWNKSKHLTPNKKYIIADFRSIAEITEPDLCLMKTSNFTTRFVSCKQKHHHGCQETDEFSNLKITVEARINSNANELKMNRVQLLVCVLFLLGKTSLL; translated from the exons ATGAGGGATAAACTGACTATAAAGATACTGTTCTTCATAACAG gtGAAGTGTTACTACGAGTAGAGGCAGCACATCGAAATAAAACATGCATTAGCACAGCAg AGTCTAACTGTAGAAACAGTACGGGTGATTGTGAGTTTTGTTATTTAAGCGATCTCAGCTTCCAGTCAGCTTGGAACAAGAGTAAACATCTCACACCAAACAAAAAGTACATAATAGCAGATTTTAGAAGTATCGCAG AAATTACAGAACCAGACCTCTGCTTAAtgaaaacttcaaattttaCCACACGATTTGTctcttgtaaacaaaaacatcatCATGGATGCCAAGAAACAG ATGAGTTTTCCAACTTGAAAATTACCGTTGAAGCCAGAATAAACTCCAATGCAAACG AGTTGAAGATGAACAGAGTACAACTGCTGGTTTGCGTCCTGTTCCTGTTAGGAAAGACCAGTTTGCTGTAA
- the LOC136274124 gene encoding uncharacterized protein isoform X2 — MKICVNSDERPTKTVDIVKTDTWIGAAKYKLQWGEVLLRVEAAHRNKTCISTAESNCRNSTGDCEFCYLSDLSFQSAWNKSKHLTPNKKYIIADFRSIAEITEPDLCLMKTSNFTTRFVSCKQKHHHGCQETDEFSNLKITVEARINSNANELKMNRVQLLVCVLFLLGKTSLL; from the exons ATGAAAATATGTGTAAACAGTGACGAAAGACCAACCAAGACGGTGGATATTGTTAAAACAGATACCTGGATTGGTGCAGCTAAATACAAGCTACAGTGGG gtGAAGTGTTACTACGAGTAGAGGCAGCACATCGAAATAAAACATGCATTAGCACAGCAg AGTCTAACTGTAGAAACAGTACGGGTGATTGTGAGTTTTGTTATTTAAGCGATCTCAGCTTCCAGTCAGCTTGGAACAAGAGTAAACATCTCACACCAAACAAAAAGTACATAATAGCAGATTTTAGAAGTATCGCAG AAATTACAGAACCAGACCTCTGCTTAAtgaaaacttcaaattttaCCACACGATTTGTctcttgtaaacaaaaacatcatCATGGATGCCAAGAAACAG ATGAGTTTTCCAACTTGAAAATTACCGTTGAAGCCAGAATAAACTCCAATGCAAACG AGTTGAAGATGAACAGAGTACAACTGCTGGTTTGCGTCCTGTTCCTGTTAGGAAAGACCAGTTTGCTGTAA